In Candidatus Obscuribacterales bacterium, one DNA window encodes the following:
- a CDS encoding PBSX family phage terminase large subunit: MPTLQIPEKLTPLIQKPKRIKLAVGGRGGGKSIAVADMFIMLASHGKSVCCGREFQNSIDDSVHSLMCSEIERLDAPGFTITNNRITHTSGGQIFYKGLARNPESLKSLSGVDYFWVEEAQTISEKSLKLLTPSVRSSAGSDSEPEIWFTMNRGSSADPIVEKYLKRAQSKLDRDGYYEDDLVLAIEISFSDNPWFPSELEAERLDDLASMSRAKYRHVWEGEFNDDVENSIIPAEWFDAAIDAHKKLGWKMLGKRVVSHDPSDEGDDDKGLAFRHGSVFLEVLANDKGNVNDGCDWATDYA; the protein is encoded by the coding sequence ATGCCAACCCTTCAGATTCCTGAAAAGCTAACCCCGCTAATTCAGAAACCTAAGCGCATTAAGCTGGCTGTCGGTGGCCGTGGCGGGGGCAAGTCAATCGCCGTGGCCGATATGTTCATCATGCTGGCATCGCATGGCAAGTCTGTCTGCTGCGGTCGTGAGTTCCAGAATAGTATCGATGACTCGGTTCACTCGCTCATGTGCAGCGAGATTGAGCGTCTGGACGCGCCAGGGTTCACCATCACTAACAACCGCATCACCCACACGTCAGGCGGTCAGATATTCTATAAGGGCTTGGCCCGCAATCCCGAGTCACTGAAGTCGCTATCTGGCGTGGATTACTTCTGGGTGGAAGAGGCGCAAACCATATCCGAGAAGTCTCTCAAGCTGCTGACCCCATCCGTCCGGTCATCGGCTGGCTCAGACTCAGAACCTGAAATATGGTTTACCATGAACCGTGGCAGCTCTGCTGACCCTATCGTTGAAAAGTATTTGAAGCGGGCTCAGTCTAAGCTAGACCGGGATGGCTATTATGAAGACGACCTAGTATTGGCTATCGAGATTAGCTTCTCCGATAACCCCTGGTTCCCGTCAGAGCTTGAGGCCGAGCGCCTAGATGACTTGGCCAGCATGAGCCGGGCTAAGTACCGCCATGTATGGGAAGGCGAGTTTAACGATGACGTAGAGAACAGCATTATCCCGGCTGAGTGGTTCGACGCTGCTATTGACGCTCACAAGAAGCTAGGCTGGAAGATGCTGGGCAAGCGCGTCGTGTCACATGACCCATCAGATGAAGGCGACGATGATAAGGGGCTAGCCTTCCGGCATGGCTCTGTGTTCCTTGAAGTACTGGCCAACGATAAGGGCAACGTCAATGATGGATGCGACTGGGCGACTGACTACGCG
- a CDS encoding terminase small subunit, producing MAGRPTDYNEEVQAKADEYVGGGYIECGDVVPSIAGLACELHKRRTLLYAWADKHPAFKDTLETIQEVQERKLLSGSLSGQHNATIAKLMLANHGYSDKQSQEITGPKGGPIQTQWIIQPVAAKHANPSDS from the coding sequence ATGGCGGGACGACCAACAGACTACAACGAAGAGGTTCAAGCCAAGGCTGATGAGTATGTCGGCGGAGGCTATATTGAGTGCGGAGATGTAGTTCCAAGCATCGCCGGATTGGCGTGTGAGCTACACAAACGGCGGACGCTGCTGTATGCATGGGCAGACAAACACCCAGCATTTAAGGACACGTTAGAGACAATTCAGGAAGTGCAAGAGCGGAAACTCCTATCTGGGAGCCTTTCAGGTCAGCACAACGCCACGATTGCCAAGCTAATGTTAGCTAACCATGGGTACAGTGATAAGCAGTCACAGGAAATCACAGGCCCCAAGGGTGGCCCCATCCAAACGCAGTGGATTATCCAGCCTGTAGCGGCCAAACATGCCAACCCTTCAGATTCCTGA